The following proteins are co-located in the Paludibaculum fermentans genome:
- the rplM gene encoding 50S ribosomal protein L13: MKTEFPSKSEIMRCWFVLDASEAALGRVASKAAKILMGKHKPTYVPFLDTGDHVIVINADKAILTGNKESQKLYRRHSGYPGGLTETRADKVRATRPIRLVEDAIKGMLPKTKMGKQMYRKLKVYAGEKHPHEAQQPTALAAGK; the protein is encoded by the coding sequence ATGAAGACCGAATTTCCGTCCAAGAGCGAAATCATGCGCTGCTGGTTCGTGCTCGATGCCAGCGAGGCAGCTCTGGGACGGGTCGCCAGCAAGGCCGCCAAAATCCTGATGGGGAAGCATAAGCCGACTTATGTTCCATTCCTGGACACTGGCGACCACGTCATTGTTATCAACGCCGATAAGGCCATCCTGACCGGCAACAAGGAATCACAGAAGCTCTACCGTCGTCACTCGGGCTACCCGGGCGGTCTGACGGAGACCCGCGCCGACAAGGTGCGCGCCACACGGCCAATCCGGCTGGTGGAAGATGCCATCAAGGGCATGCTGCCGAAGACGAAGATGGGCAAGCAGATGTACCGCAAGCTCAAGGTCTATGCCGGCGAAAAGCACCCCCATGAGGCTCAGCAGCCCACCGCACTTGCCGCCGGCAAGTAG
- the rpsI gene encoding 30S ribosomal protein S9, with protein MALLQYLGTGRRKRAVARVFLRPGTGKMTVNGKPLDEYFTTYTSRSLVRQPMATTETADKFDVLVNATGGGVIGQAGAVRLGIARALIEFNLELRGKLKGAGYLTRDAREHERGKYGLKGARARFQFSKR; from the coding sequence ATGGCACTGCTTCAGTATCTTGGAACCGGCCGGCGGAAACGCGCCGTGGCCCGCGTCTTCCTGCGTCCCGGCACGGGCAAAATGACCGTGAATGGCAAGCCTTTGGACGAGTACTTCACCACCTACACCAGCCGCTCGCTGGTGCGCCAGCCGATGGCAACCACTGAGACCGCCGACAAGTTCGACGTTCTCGTGAATGCGACCGGCGGCGGTGTGATCGGCCAGGCGGGCGCGGTCCGTTTGGGCATCGCGCGCGCTTTGATCGAATTCAACCTCGAACTGCGCGGCAAGCTCAAGGGTGCTGGCTACCTCACCCGCGATGCTCGCGAGCACGAGCGTGGCAAGTACGGTTTGAAGGGCGCCCGGGCCCGCTTCCAGTTCTCCAAACGCTAA
- the rpsB gene encoding 30S ribosomal protein S2: protein MPSISMKELLEAGVHFGHQTKRWNPKMKEYIFGERNGIYIIDLQKTLKLFKDAMRFVGEQAAMGKTILFVGTKRQAQEAILEEATRCGMYYVNNRWLGGLLTNFVTVKQSIKRLKELEAILDEGSGERRTKKELIQMERERKNLMSNLAGIKDMDGLPDMLFVIDSNKEDIAVKEARKLGIPVVAVVDTNCDPDMVDHPIPGNDDALRAIRLFANKIADAMVEGRSLASEQDFTPKEIVTEDGPVEDMSQFAHYVDPRLNEDVLTEGISDLDLPSTSLPKKSAEPAAEVAAETPAAN from the coding sequence TTGCCCTCAATTTCAATGAAAGAATTGCTCGAAGCGGGCGTTCACTTCGGGCACCAGACCAAGCGCTGGAATCCGAAGATGAAAGAATATATCTTCGGCGAACGCAACGGGATCTACATCATCGACCTCCAGAAGACCTTGAAGCTGTTCAAAGACGCGATGCGCTTTGTCGGCGAGCAGGCGGCCATGGGGAAGACGATCCTTTTCGTCGGAACCAAGCGTCAGGCGCAGGAAGCAATTCTGGAAGAAGCCACCCGCTGTGGCATGTATTACGTGAACAACCGCTGGCTGGGCGGCCTGCTGACGAACTTCGTCACGGTCAAGCAGTCGATTAAGCGGCTCAAGGAACTCGAAGCGATCCTCGACGAAGGCAGCGGAGAGCGGCGCACCAAGAAGGAACTCATCCAGATGGAGCGCGAGCGCAAGAACCTGATGTCGAACCTCGCCGGCATCAAGGACATGGACGGCCTGCCGGACATGCTCTTCGTCATCGACTCGAACAAAGAAGACATCGCCGTCAAGGAAGCCCGCAAGCTCGGCATTCCCGTCGTCGCCGTTGTGGACACGAATTGCGATCCCGACATGGTGGATCACCCGATTCCCGGCAATGACGATGCCCTGCGCGCGATCCGCCTGTTCGCGAACAAGATCGCGGATGCGATGGTGGAAGGCCGGTCCCTGGCCAGCGAACAGGACTTCACGCCGAAGGAAATCGTGACCGAGGACGGCCCGGTGGAAGATATGTCGCAGTTTGCGCACTATGTCGACCCCAGGCTGAACGAGGATGTGCTCACGGAAGGCATCTCGGATTTGGATCTGCCCAGCACTTCCCTTCCGAAGAAGTCGGCCGAGCCCGCCGCCGAAGTCGCAGCCGAAACTCCGGCCGCCAACTAA
- the tsf gene encoding translation elongation factor Ts has protein sequence MAEITAQLVKQLREMTGAGMMECKKALVEANGDFNEAQVILRKRGLATAAKKASRTAKEGLIGLHISPEVNLGLLVEVNCETDFVAKTDDFKSLVEEVKQIILTHKPVDAEALKGLPSVSSPALNVESLLKEKIAKVGENMNVPRFVLHPAAGALGSYTHPGSKLVVLVDVTAKNPATLERPEFKELIQDVAMQVAAADPKFLTRDDVTAEYIAKEKEIQRARALAEGKPEKIVDKVVEGRMSKFYEEVCLLDQPFIKENSVTISQLLADKGKQLGDEIGVASYVRFKVGETAAAEEPAAE, from the coding sequence ATGGCAGAAATCACTGCGCAACTAGTCAAACAGCTCCGCGAAATGACCGGCGCGGGCATGATGGAATGCAAGAAGGCCCTGGTCGAAGCCAACGGCGACTTTAACGAGGCACAGGTGATCCTGCGCAAGCGCGGCCTAGCCACCGCCGCCAAGAAGGCGTCGCGCACGGCGAAGGAAGGCCTGATTGGCCTCCATATCAGCCCCGAAGTGAATCTCGGACTGCTGGTGGAAGTGAACTGCGAAACCGACTTCGTTGCCAAAACCGACGATTTCAAGAGCCTGGTTGAGGAAGTCAAGCAGATCATCCTCACGCACAAACCGGTGGACGCGGAAGCCCTGAAGGGGCTGCCTTCGGTTTCGAGCCCCGCCCTGAACGTCGAATCGCTGTTGAAGGAAAAGATCGCCAAGGTCGGCGAGAACATGAACGTTCCGCGCTTCGTGCTGCATCCGGCAGCAGGCGCGCTGGGCAGCTACACTCACCCCGGCTCAAAGCTGGTGGTGCTGGTGGACGTGACGGCGAAGAACCCCGCCACGCTGGAGCGCCCCGAGTTCAAGGAACTGATTCAGGATGTAGCCATGCAGGTGGCAGCCGCCGATCCGAAGTTCCTGACCCGTGACGATGTAACCGCAGAGTACATCGCCAAGGAGAAGGAAATTCAACGTGCGCGCGCCCTGGCGGAAGGCAAACCGGAAAAGATCGTCGACAAGGTGGTCGAAGGCCGCATGTCGAAGTTCTACGAGGAAGTCTGCCTGCTCGATCAGCCCTTCATCAAGGAAAACTCAGTCACCATCTCACAACTGCTCGCCGACAAGGGCAAGCAACTGGGTGACGAGATCGGCGTGGCCTCTTATGTCCGGTTCAAGGTAGGCGAAACCGCTGCGGCGGAAGAGCCTGCCGCCGAATAA
- the pyrH gene encoding UMP kinase, producing MAPRYKRILLKLSGEVLAGGASFGIDAERVRALAAEVAEVAHTGVQLGIVLGGGNFFRGVAAAARQMDRVTADSMGMLATVINCLALQDALEKQGMPTRVMTAIQMPQVAEPYIRRRAIRHMEKGRIVVFGGGTSNPFFSTDSAGSLRALEIGAEILAKATGVDGVYDKDPRKHPDAVRYDRVTYSEMLAKNLAVMDASAVAMCRDNNMPIVVFNLTTHGNIMRMSMGEPVGTIIGNAL from the coding sequence ATGGCGCCCCGGTATAAGCGAATCCTGCTCAAATTAAGCGGAGAGGTGCTGGCCGGCGGCGCCAGCTTTGGTATAGACGCCGAGCGCGTACGCGCGCTGGCTGCAGAAGTAGCGGAAGTGGCACATACCGGCGTTCAGCTGGGCATCGTGTTGGGTGGCGGCAACTTCTTCCGCGGGGTCGCCGCCGCGGCCCGCCAGATGGACCGTGTCACGGCGGACTCCATGGGCATGCTGGCCACTGTCATCAATTGCCTCGCGCTGCAGGACGCCCTGGAGAAGCAAGGCATGCCCACCCGGGTGATGACCGCGATCCAGATGCCGCAGGTGGCCGAGCCCTACATCCGGCGCCGGGCGATCCGCCATATGGAGAAGGGGCGCATCGTCGTGTTCGGCGGCGGCACCTCAAATCCTTTCTTTTCCACAGATTCCGCAGGCTCACTGCGGGCATTGGAGATTGGGGCGGAGATTCTCGCCAAGGCGACAGGTGTGGATGGGGTCTACGACAAGGATCCCCGCAAGCACCCGGATGCGGTGCGATACGACCGCGTCACCTACAGTGAAATGCTGGCGAAGAACCTGGCGGTGATGGATGCGTCGGCTGTGGCCATGTGCCGGGACAACAACATGCCGATTGTGGTCTTCAACCTGACCACGCATGGCAATATAATGCGAATGTCGATGGGAGAGCCCGTCGGCACTATTATTGGGAACGCTCTATGA
- the frr gene encoding ribosome recycling factor yields the protein MKPGQQTSVPSGQFQNVKEVEASAKAKMEKVIAGLQHEMTSMRTGRASVNLFDGITVEAYGSQMPINHVATLHVPEPTLITIQPYDVSQMGLIEKAIRSSDLGLNPSNDGKQIRVPIPTLTEERRKDMVKHLHHVAEEHRVRLRNVRRDSNEAIKKLVKDKLISEDEDRRGHEETQKLTDAYITKIDQLAKGKEKDILEVK from the coding sequence ATGAAACCTGGACAACAAACCTCAGTTCCGTCTGGCCAGTTCCAGAACGTGAAAGAAGTGGAAGCTTCCGCCAAGGCGAAGATGGAGAAAGTCATCGCCGGCCTGCAGCACGAGATGACGAGCATGCGCACCGGGCGAGCCTCGGTGAACCTGTTCGACGGCATCACGGTGGAAGCCTATGGCTCGCAAATGCCCATCAACCACGTGGCGACGTTGCACGTGCCCGAGCCCACTCTCATCACGATCCAACCGTATGACGTTTCTCAGATGGGCCTCATCGAAAAGGCCATCCGAAGCTCGGACCTCGGCCTCAACCCGTCTAACGACGGCAAGCAGATCCGCGTGCCCATTCCAACGCTGACGGAAGAGCGCCGGAAGGATATGGTGAAGCATCTTCATCATGTCGCAGAGGAACATCGCGTCCGCCTGCGCAACGTTCGCCGCGATTCCAACGAAGCCATCAAGAAGCTGGTCAAGGACAAGCTGATCAGCGAGGACGAAGACCGCCGCGGCCATGAAGAAACACAGAAGTTGACCGACGCCTACATCACCAAGATCGATCAACTCGCCAAGGGCAAGGAAAAAGACATCCTCGAAGTCAAGTAG
- a CDS encoding class I SAM-dependent methyltransferase: MITADQEREFYDRQYRQFLELPDHALRIDRSILVGNCNNPAHPFYERRRLYLASMQALETEPFPGKRVLDYGCGPADFGVWMATESAEVTLLDLSPLAVELGLKRARASGAARRVKGVAADASSLDMFADNAFDLVFACASLHHTLKYPGAMEELARIMRPGARLVLCETWGGNPLLEAARQWRARVEGELEEQGEDIILSSKELKLLEAHFGDIRVQHLNLLAMGKRLLRGKFEKSWARAAVSVLEKTDRAVITICPPLKDWCGEAVITARR; this comes from the coding sequence ATGATCACGGCCGATCAGGAACGCGAGTTTTACGACCGTCAATATCGCCAGTTTCTCGAGTTGCCCGATCACGCTTTGCGCATCGACCGGTCGATTCTGGTGGGGAATTGCAACAACCCCGCGCATCCGTTCTATGAGCGCCGCCGCCTCTACCTGGCGTCGATGCAAGCCCTGGAGACGGAGCCGTTTCCAGGCAAACGCGTGTTGGATTACGGCTGCGGACCGGCCGATTTCGGGGTTTGGATGGCTACGGAGAGCGCCGAAGTCACCCTGCTGGACCTCTCGCCCCTGGCTGTGGAACTTGGCCTTAAGCGGGCAAGGGCGAGCGGGGCGGCGCGTAGGGTGAAAGGCGTGGCCGCCGACGCCTCCTCGCTCGACATGTTCGCCGATAATGCCTTCGACCTGGTGTTCGCCTGTGCCTCGCTCCATCACACGCTGAAGTACCCGGGCGCGATGGAGGAGTTGGCCCGGATCATGCGGCCGGGTGCGCGCCTGGTGCTCTGTGAGACGTGGGGCGGGAATCCCTTGCTGGAGGCGGCCCGGCAATGGCGGGCACGCGTGGAAGGCGAACTCGAGGAGCAAGGCGAAGATATCATTCTCTCGAGTAAAGAATTGAAGCTGCTGGAGGCGCACTTCGGCGACATCCGGGTGCAGCATCTGAACCTGCTGGCGATGGGCAAGCGGCTACTGCGCGGTAAGTTCGAGAAATCCTGGGCGAGGGCCGCGGTGTCCGTGCTGGAAAAAACAGACCGGGCGGTGATCACCATCTGCCCGCCCCTGAAAGACTGGTGCGGGGAGGCGGTGATCACCGCCCGGCGTTAG
- a CDS encoding N-acyl-D-amino-acid deacylase family protein, translating to MVRGLILWYLLAFPSFAQTYDLLIRNAHIVDGAGDPWFLGDVGVEGDRIAAVGQLRDVSAKFTVDATGLTLAPGFIDTHSHGLRGIQATPTAENLIRQGVTTIIEGPDGSSPLPIRSFLDGITGHVGVNFGLLVGHGTIRSKVMGSQNRKATPAELDQMKALARQAMLDGAFGLSTGLFYVPGNYASTEEVIELGKVVGRLGGLHTSHMRNEGALVLDSVRETIRIGEDGHLPTQVTHHKIIGKQNWGLSRDTLRLVEEARSRGVDVTVDAYPYTASSTGIGALFPQWSLAGGSKALVERLAAPESHARIKAEIVDRILNDRGAGDPANVVIASCGFDSSLAGKSLADIARAQGRDATPESAAEVAIELQQKGSCSAIYHAISEEDVERILRYPFTMIVSDGGIPAYGKEMPHPRNYGTFARVLGRYVREKKVLTLEDAVHRMSGLPARRFGLQDRGLIGPGMKADLVLFDPALVSDRSDYLHPHQYSVGVDSVWVNGVAAMRQGKMTGALGGRPLYGPAVKQ from the coding sequence ATGGTTCGCGGGCTCATCCTTTGGTACCTTCTCGCTTTCCCTTCGTTCGCACAGACGTACGATCTGCTGATACGGAACGCCCATATCGTGGACGGCGCCGGAGATCCCTGGTTTCTGGGTGACGTTGGGGTGGAGGGAGACCGCATCGCAGCGGTGGGCCAGCTTCGGGATGTGTCCGCGAAGTTTACAGTTGATGCCACGGGGTTGACGCTCGCGCCTGGTTTTATCGACACGCACAGCCACGGACTGCGCGGGATTCAAGCCACGCCCACCGCCGAAAATCTGATTCGCCAGGGTGTGACCACCATCATCGAAGGTCCCGACGGCAGCTCGCCGTTACCTATTCGCTCGTTTCTGGATGGGATCACCGGCCATGTGGGCGTGAACTTCGGTCTGCTGGTAGGGCACGGTACCATCCGGTCCAAGGTGATGGGCAGCCAGAACCGAAAGGCGACACCGGCCGAACTGGACCAGATGAAAGCCTTGGCGCGCCAAGCCATGCTTGACGGCGCGTTCGGACTGTCCACCGGTCTTTTTTACGTCCCCGGGAATTATGCCTCTACCGAAGAAGTCATAGAGTTGGGCAAAGTCGTCGGAAGGCTGGGCGGCCTGCACACCTCCCACATGCGGAACGAGGGGGCCCTCGTTCTCGACAGTGTCAGGGAAACAATCCGCATCGGTGAGGACGGACACCTCCCCACCCAGGTCACTCACCACAAGATCATCGGCAAACAGAATTGGGGGCTGAGCCGGGATACGCTCCGCCTGGTCGAAGAGGCGCGCAGCAGGGGAGTGGATGTCACGGTCGATGCCTATCCCTACACCGCCTCCTCCACTGGAATCGGAGCGCTCTTTCCCCAGTGGTCCCTCGCCGGCGGCAGCAAAGCACTAGTGGAGCGACTGGCCGCTCCCGAATCGCACGCCAGGATCAAAGCCGAAATTGTGGACAGGATCCTGAACGATCGCGGGGCCGGAGATCCCGCGAATGTAGTAATCGCCAGTTGTGGGTTCGATTCGTCACTGGCGGGCAAGAGCCTGGCTGACATCGCCCGGGCCCAAGGCCGCGACGCCACTCCCGAATCCGCTGCTGAAGTTGCCATCGAGTTGCAGCAGAAGGGCAGTTGCTCGGCGATCTACCATGCCATCAGCGAGGAGGACGTCGAGCGCATCCTCCGCTATCCGTTTACGATGATCGTCTCAGATGGAGGTATTCCCGCGTATGGCAAGGAGATGCCGCATCCGCGTAACTACGGCACCTTTGCCCGTGTGCTGGGCCGCTACGTCAGGGAGAAGAAGGTCTTGACACTGGAGGACGCGGTCCATCGCATGAGCGGACTCCCCGCCCGGCGTTTTGGTTTGCAGGATCGAGGATTGATTGGGCCTGGGATGAAGGCCGATCTGGTTCTGTTTGACCCCGCGTTGGTCTCGGACAGGTCAGACTACCTCCACCCGCACCAGTACTCAGTGGGGGTAGACTCGGTCTGGGTGAATGGAGTGGCAGCCATGCGGCAAGGAAAGATGACCGGTGCACTGGGGGGGCGGCCTTTGTACGGGCCGGCGGTGAAGCAATGA
- a CDS encoding nickel-dependent lactate racemase family protein, producing MRTDFAFGKTGLSVDLPEGPQYRVLETRWAEASTDEASMLADALDHPIGCPPLVELAAGRHSAAISVCDITRPAPNRRTLPPLLARLEQAGIPKIRTTILIATGLHRQATESEIVEILGAEIAANYPIVNHNARELADHRELGVTKSGTPVFVDRRFVDAELRITLGFIEQHLMAGFSGGRKLIAPGLAYQETIKNLHSPRFMRDARAVEGSVEQNPLHQELLEIAQMAGHDFVFDVVLSEGRKIAAAFAGEPRQAHAEGIAFVRASTTQWIPGRVDAAITSAAGYPLDLTFYQGVKGVTAASHIVKPGGIILLMAACDEGAGAPEFSRLMKEFPDPQAFLETISNTPVTIDQWQLEKLAMVVASHRVWWYTPGLPPEYHANIWGKLFPSAASAFQALRSEVGSGAEVAVLPEGPYVLARPQSTLPEPALV from the coding sequence ATGCGAACGGATTTCGCCTTCGGCAAGACGGGCCTCAGCGTGGACCTGCCGGAAGGCCCTCAATACCGTGTATTGGAGACCCGCTGGGCAGAGGCCTCAACTGACGAAGCCTCGATGCTGGCAGACGCGCTGGATCATCCGATCGGCTGTCCGCCGCTCGTGGAATTGGCGGCCGGCCGGCACAGCGCGGCGATTTCCGTCTGTGATATCACCAGGCCGGCGCCGAACAGGCGCACACTGCCGCCACTGCTGGCGCGTTTGGAGCAAGCAGGTATCCCCAAGATCCGGACGACCATTCTGATTGCGACCGGCCTGCACCGTCAGGCGACGGAATCAGAGATCGTCGAGATCCTCGGGGCTGAGATCGCGGCCAATTATCCGATCGTGAATCACAATGCGCGCGAACTCGCGGATCACCGCGAGCTGGGCGTGACGAAGTCCGGCACGCCAGTCTTCGTCGATCGTCGTTTCGTGGACGCCGAGTTGCGCATCACGTTGGGCTTCATCGAGCAGCACCTGATGGCCGGTTTCTCCGGCGGCCGGAAGCTGATCGCCCCGGGGTTGGCCTACCAGGAGACGATCAAGAACCTGCATAGTCCCCGGTTCATGCGAGACGCGAGAGCCGTCGAGGGGTCGGTCGAGCAGAACCCTCTGCACCAGGAACTTCTGGAAATCGCTCAAATGGCGGGGCATGATTTCGTGTTCGACGTAGTGCTTTCCGAGGGACGGAAGATCGCAGCGGCCTTTGCCGGCGAACCGCGGCAGGCCCACGCCGAGGGCATCGCCTTCGTCAGGGCAAGTACCACTCAGTGGATTCCAGGGAGGGTCGACGCGGCTATTACTTCGGCGGCCGGTTATCCGCTGGATCTGACCTTTTACCAGGGTGTGAAAGGGGTGACGGCAGCGTCGCATATTGTGAAACCAGGCGGGATCATCCTATTGATGGCAGCCTGTGACGAGGGTGCCGGTGCTCCTGAGTTCTCCCGTCTAATGAAGGAGTTCCCCGACCCGCAGGCGTTTCTCGAAACAATTTCGAATACTCCTGTGACTATCGACCAGTGGCAGTTGGAGAAACTAGCCATGGTAGTGGCCTCTCACCGGGTCTGGTGGTACACGCCTGGATTGCCGCCGGAATACCACGCAAACATCTGGGGCAAACTGTTCCCCAGCGCTGCCAGCGCGTTTCAGGCGCTCCGTTCCGAAGTAGGTTCCGGAGCAGAGGTCGCCGTCCTGCCGGAGGGTCCGTATGTCCTCGCCCGGCCGCAGTCCACGCTGCCGGAACCGGCGCTCGTCTGA
- a CDS encoding 30S ribosomal protein S1: MTSNQDDRPAEIPAGGEESYEQLLDDYSHLAPPAEGEVLMGHVLQITPQGVIVDVGLKQEGCVPLEQVSTPDGQIVVQPGDTIEVMVDRRREMEGYIALSHERASRIRAWDTLEKAFRESLMMSGRVLGRVKGGLSVDVGVVAFMPSTQVDVRPMHNLDAFIGQDIVVKVVKLNRRRNNVVVSRKAAMEDELTVRKTSLLDHIHEGDLITGVVKNLTDYGAFVDLGGIDGLLHVSDMSHGRVAHPSSVLQVGQEITVKVLKFDNDKERISLGLKQVQPDPWETIHDRYADGMKVVGRVVSVTDYGSFVELEPGVEGLIHISEMTWSRRMKHPSKVVRVGDNVESVVLEVKPKERRISLGIKQLEPDPWTTVDTRYAIGSVVEGRVRKLSDFGAFIEIEEGIDGLVHISDLSWTKRVQHPSELLKKGQVVQAVILNIDSGNRRLSLGIKQLQPDAWETFFQSHVVGDIVKGKPSRAVNFGVFVELAPGVEGLCHNTEIPPELREQNPPLPLNEELSFKIIKMNEAEKRIGLTVVSLEAEKERQRLEDYQRQATEATHQIEEALTPAEPEVEAPAESETTPKSEGASQE, encoded by the coding sequence ATGACCAGCAACCAGGACGACCGTCCGGCGGAGATTCCCGCCGGCGGCGAGGAAAGCTACGAGCAACTGCTCGACGACTACAGCCATCTCGCACCACCCGCCGAGGGTGAGGTACTGATGGGGCACGTCCTGCAGATCACCCCTCAGGGCGTCATCGTTGACGTCGGGCTGAAGCAGGAGGGGTGTGTCCCGCTTGAGCAGGTTTCCACACCAGACGGCCAGATTGTGGTTCAACCGGGTGACACCATCGAAGTGATGGTGGATCGCCGCCGTGAGATGGAAGGCTATATAGCCCTCTCCCACGAGCGAGCCAGCCGGATTCGAGCCTGGGACACACTGGAGAAGGCATTCCGCGAGAGTCTCATGATGTCCGGCCGCGTACTCGGCCGGGTCAAAGGCGGACTTAGCGTGGATGTCGGCGTAGTGGCCTTCATGCCCAGCACCCAGGTGGATGTGCGTCCAATGCACAATCTGGATGCGTTCATCGGACAGGACATTGTCGTCAAGGTCGTCAAGTTAAACCGTCGCCGAAACAATGTGGTGGTTTCGCGCAAGGCGGCAATGGAAGACGAGCTCACCGTCCGCAAGACCTCCCTGCTCGACCACATCCATGAGGGAGACCTGATCACGGGCGTCGTCAAGAATCTCACGGATTACGGCGCTTTCGTCGATCTGGGTGGTATTGACGGGCTGCTGCACGTCAGCGACATGTCCCACGGCCGCGTGGCCCATCCTTCCAGCGTGCTGCAGGTAGGCCAGGAGATCACTGTCAAGGTCCTGAAGTTCGACAACGACAAGGAACGGATCTCACTCGGGCTAAAACAGGTTCAGCCGGACCCCTGGGAGACCATTCACGACCGCTATGCCGATGGCATGAAAGTGGTTGGGCGCGTCGTGAGCGTCACCGACTACGGCTCGTTCGTGGAACTGGAACCGGGCGTGGAAGGGTTGATCCACATCTCTGAGATGACCTGGTCGCGGCGCATGAAGCACCCGTCCAAGGTAGTCCGGGTTGGAGATAACGTTGAGAGCGTCGTCCTGGAGGTGAAGCCCAAGGAACGGCGCATCTCACTGGGCATCAAACAACTGGAACCCGACCCCTGGACCACTGTCGATACACGCTATGCGATCGGCAGCGTGGTCGAAGGACGTGTCCGGAAGCTATCAGATTTTGGCGCTTTTATTGAGATTGAGGAAGGCATCGACGGGCTGGTGCATATCTCCGACCTGTCTTGGACGAAGCGTGTACAACACCCGTCCGAACTGTTGAAGAAGGGCCAGGTGGTGCAGGCGGTGATCCTGAACATCGATTCAGGCAATCGGCGGCTCTCCCTGGGTATCAAGCAGTTGCAGCCCGATGCTTGGGAAACGTTCTTCCAATCTCACGTGGTTGGCGATATCGTGAAAGGTAAGCCTTCGCGCGCGGTCAACTTCGGAGTGTTCGTCGAGTTGGCACCAGGCGTGGAAGGACTTTGCCACAATACAGAGATTCCCCCCGAATTGCGGGAACAGAATCCGCCGCTTCCTTTGAATGAGGAACTCAGCTTCAAGATCATCAAGATGAATGAGGCGGAGAAGCGGATTGGGCTGACTGTGGTCAGTCTGGAAGCAGAGAAGGAACGCCAGCGGCTGGAAGATTACCAGCGGCAAGCGACCGAGGCGACGCACCAGATTGAAGAGGCCCTCACTCCGGCCGAGCCGGAAGTGGAAGCTCCGGCGGAGTCCGAGACGACGCCCAAGAGCGAGGGCGCGTCACAGGAATAG
- a CDS encoding HU family DNA-binding protein, with translation MTKADLIEEVSRVVEFTRKESEVIVEAIFDSVVKALREGDKIEIRGFGSFRTRQRQSRVGRNPKTGARVDVPAKRIPYFKPSKELKDLVNDEGTETPAATPAPEL, from the coding sequence ATGACGAAAGCGGATCTCATTGAAGAAGTTTCCAGGGTGGTGGAATTCACCCGCAAGGAATCAGAAGTAATTGTCGAGGCGATTTTCGACAGCGTGGTGAAGGCTTTGCGCGAAGGCGACAAAATCGAGATCCGGGGATTTGGCAGTTTTCGCACTCGGCAACGCCAGTCGCGGGTAGGCCGCAACCCGAAGACCGGTGCCCGGGTGGATGTGCCGGCCAAGCGGATTCCGTATTTTAAGCCCAGCAAAGAGCTGAAAGACCTGGTGAACGACGAGGGCACGGAAACGCCCGCCGCCACGCCGGCTCCGGAACTGTAG
- a CDS encoding HIT family protein, whose amino-acid sequence MSKASQSDACIFCVKSGEQRDEENLILHRGLHNFVLLNLYPYTTGHLMVAPYAHIASLEDLPEETSAELMQLTRAAVHHLRAVYRPQGLNAGMNLGECAGAGVAGHLHMHVLPRWAGDANFMTTIGETRIMPEELPETWRKLTAAFRGE is encoded by the coding sequence GTGAGTAAGGCTTCTCAATCCGACGCTTGCATCTTCTGTGTGAAGTCCGGCGAGCAGCGTGACGAAGAGAATCTCATCCTCCATCGTGGACTGCACAACTTCGTACTGTTGAATCTTTACCCTTACACAACGGGCCACCTGATGGTGGCCCCTTATGCTCATATTGCCAGCCTGGAGGACCTCCCCGAGGAGACTTCCGCCGAGTTGATGCAACTCACCCGTGCGGCCGTGCACCATTTGCGTGCTGTCTACAGGCCACAGGGTCTCAACGCGGGCATGAATCTCGGTGAGTGCGCCGGAGCAGGCGTGGCTGGCCATCTGCATATGCACGTCCTGCCAAGATGGGCAGGCGACGCCAACTTTATGACCACCATCGGGGAAACGCGGATCATGCCGGAAGAGCTCCCGGAAACCTGGCGGAAGCTGACTGCCGCGTTTCGCGGCGAGTAG